The region TTTGTCTCTACGATCAAAACTAAACCCACCCTAAAGAAGAAGCCTGATAACACCGCCTCTGATGACCCACTACCAGGTATTATTATTACTATGTTTGTACTTGTTTTTACTTTTTCAGTTTCGATAAGTAGGGTCACGTTTTATGGAGAACATTTAgtatgaaaataatgtaattaGTAGTTGTTTGACCTTTTCAAGTAGAGTTTTGACTTGCAGTTGGAATTAAGTTTTACGTTTTAATTTGAGTTGGATTAAATTGCATATAAAAATGGTTATAAAATGACGTGGCATTGTTTACGGCAGCGTTATTAGAGCTCTCCAATAGGGTTGATAGGGTTGCTTGCCAAGCTTATGTGACATGGCACCTTTGGTTGCCTACCTATTGGAGTTGGGAGGTTGCCAAAAGGTTGCCTAACAAGGTTGTCAAAACTTTGCAACCCCTTGGCAACTTTCTAAATTAGcaaaaattcataaaaaaaaaaaTCTAAGATGTATATTACTCAACCCACTTTTATATTGaactaaatataaaattaatatagaGGGACCACATGGGCAACCTTTAAAGTTGCTTACCTATTGGAGcaaaattttaataaatgttgCCAAGAGTGACATGGATGtgagaaaaaattaaaaaataatatatttaatgatTTGTATTGGTTTGACAACTTTGTTAACAACCtctattggagatgctcttatgAAATATTTTTAGGGGTAATGCTGAGATATTCTATATCAGCATTAGCATAATAGATTAGGATACATTTGTAAACAAGGGCGAAACCAAGAATATAGTTTAGGGAGAGCGGGACTGAGTAATGTTCGGGGGCGGAACCAAGAATATAGTTTAGGGAGGGACCGAACCAAATTATTTCATATTTTTCCAAAATCTTACACTAAATTTCGGTTAATTTTGATAGTTGGCGGAGACCGGGCTCACTTCTGTATTCGAATCCCTTCTAGTTCCTCCCCTATGTTCGGGGGCGGAACCAAGAATATAGTTTAGGGAGGGACCGAGTAATGTTCAAGGGACCGAACCAAATTATTTCATATTTTTCCAAAATCTTACACTAAATTTCGGTTAATTTTGATAGTTGGCGGAGACCGGGGCTCACTTCTGTATTCCAATCCCCCCTAGTTCCTCCACTATTTGTAAATAAACAAGTTAGTATTGATATAGCTGTGATAGGAGAGTTAGTTAGACAGTTAGTTATCATTGTTCTTCTCTTTCTTTGAGATCGAAATGATCATAACTCTGTAAATACATTTTAGCTTAATATGTTTAACAATGGCGTTCATAACAATTTGATGTTTTATGCTTGATTACAAGTTATAACAGGTAAATATAGGTGCATTGTCCATTAAGATataatcaattaaaatattaCATGTGTTATTTCGTAATTTCTTCTCATCTAATTTGGGACCTCTAGTATTTTTGTTGTACTTGACAAAATGTAAAATGGAAAAATAGTAATTCTAATTGTGGACAAAGGaaataataattctaataatgTGATCAAAGTACGTAGAGAAAGGCAACATATAATTATTTGAAAACAGAGTTTTACGAGCCCAGAATAAATTTTTTAAGCTGAAATTTGTTTTCATTGTTGTGAATTTGGTTGTGTTTGTAGTTACCGTGACAGGTGCACCACAGAAGTTTCAAATGATGAATCCGTTTCAATCAGCTGGACCAAATAATGTGATCGAAGTTAATGAAATTAAGAATAATGGTGGCACGCTTGTGAGGGTTACTATGCCGGGTGTTGCTGAAGATGGTTTTAAAGTGTGGACGGAGAAGAGTACTGTTTTCTTTATGGGGAGCGGTGAAGTGGAGTTTGAGGAGGATGGTTGTGGTCGAAAATATGGGGGGAGTCTAGAATTTAGTCCTGAGATGTATAAGCCTGATGAGGTTAAGGCGGAGATGAAGAATGGGATATTGAGGTTGCTAGTTCCTAATGTAGAAGAACAGGGCAAATGATTTGGTGAGTGTTTTCAAGTAATAGCATCAGTGTTTGCTTTGTTTATTTACGGGGAATTGTTATGTTTATAATGTCTTAGGGTGTCTTTAAACTTTTGAATTCTAATATGATGTTTTAAATCAAATTGTAATTTCGGAAGTACTACAAAGGTGTGTTGATTTCTGCTAATCTGATAGTGTTGACAGTTAACCAATATATGTGCATAAGATTATCTGGGGGGGTTCAACCATTCTTACGTTCAAAATATATCTGAACTATTCTACCAATGTTTCAGGCCTTGGTAAAATTAATCGAAATGTTTATATATTGGTAAAGTTTAGATACCAATCTATCTTCGGATAAATCCCATATCCAATGACACATTTTTCAATGTGTAACTAGCTTACTAGCATGATTTATGAGAAAATTGTTTTTTTTTTGCGGAAAAGAGTATCTAGTCATATCGGATTTTGGGAATGATACATTGGTAACCTCATTGAGGTATATTTGTAATTCCCTGCCATCGAGGTAAAAAGCAGCCCAAACATTTCATGCAACTCCTGGAAAAATCTCTGTACACCAAGGAGCTCAGGGGGTTCAATGAGTTTGACAGAAAACAGGTACCTTCTCATGATTGAAAGACCCTCCTAATTCCAGGGCTCTTCCAGTTGTTAAAAGTTGCCTTTCCAAATATTAGTCATGAAGTAGTTATAAAGTTTTAGTGTACATTTACATAAAGGCCTGGTGTACATAAGAGTGATAGAAAACAACCTGGTGGATAGTACAAAAAAGTTAAAGAATTCAGCGAAGCAGCAGAGATTTTTTGGTCAGGTATTGATCTTCATCACAAGTGTCTATATATGTTGGTCTTGCGATGGCACCCAAAGGATCTCAAATTTTGTGGTCAGGTATTGATTTTCATCACAAGTGTTTATATATGTTGGTCTTGCGATGACACCCAAAGGATCTCAAATTTTGTGGTCAGGTATTGATCTTCATCACAAGTGTTTATATATGTTGGTCTTGCGATGGCACCCAAAGGATCTCAAATTTTGTGGTCAAGTATTGATCTTCATCACAAGTGTTTATATGTTGGTCTTGCGATGGCACCCAGAGTATCTCAAAAGACCATACTCGCGAAATCATCCATATAGTAGCAGAGGAAACGGTGAATAAATGTTTGAGGTCTGTCATGATCTCTGACCATATCAGTGCTTGTCTAACTAGCTTGTGCCATATGGCATTCTTCTACTAGGCCAAAACCAAAAAAATAGTCGCTCGTTCATTGATCCGCCGAGCAGGGGTGGGAAAATTCTCAACTATTACCATCCCCTGGTTTAACTCAATATGACAGCAACTGGCATTGCTTGAGCATGTCTACGGGTGTTTTAGATAACTTTTTTGCTAGTACAGATTCAGCGAAGCGGAGAGTACGTTGTGTGAGCCGCCTCCGAAAATATAGGGTCCTGAATTTCATTTTGATAGTTCATTTTATTTGTACAAATGTATCTATTTTTagatttatattaaaataaaaattaagacCCAATTTTGCGATATCCAACATGGCCCTGATTATTTTTCCCGGCCTTGCAGTTAGGGCCGAGCAAAatcgaaccgaaaccgaaaaaccgaaccaaaCCATGCTAATTCGTTTCGATTCGGTCctaatttttcagaaattcggtctattcggtaCCGAAATtaaattcggttcggtccggttcttGTAAAAAATATTTCGTTCCGGACCTAATAGATcgaatagaccaaatcataaatactataattttatatatattacatatatcttaaaaattataatcataatatttaatttgtaatTTATTTATATCACTCTTAGAACTCTGGATCACATTACTTTAATTATaatttagattttataatttttggtttaaaattttaatgcatttttttttaaattcggTCCGTTCGGTCAAAAACCGAACTGAATTATTttggttcggttcggtccggtccatAATATAATTTCGGTCTGGTTCGGTCAAAGGAAAAATGATAATTCGATTTTCGGCGGTCCGAATACTCAGCCCTACTTGCAATATATGTATACCGATAAGAGTGTAAATAGGCCAAGTGATAAGCGCTTAAGAGGGCTTATGACTTATCTCTGTCCCGATATATTTTAGTCATTGTATAAAAAAAGAACAGAAAAACGATAAGAAGAAGGGATTTTACCTGCaacatcaaaacaaattttagaATCATCGGGGAATATGGATAAGCTGCCTGAAGATATGATCTTTGATATATTTGCACGATTACCAGTCAAATTTTTTCTTCGTTGCAAATCCGTATGCAAGTCTTGGAGATCCTATATCTTAAACTCGTGCTTCGTAGAACACCACATGGTTCGCACCTCGACTAATCCTGAAAATCGTTCTGTCATCATTCACGGTGTTGTTATCCTGAACATAAACTTCGTCTCATTAACAAAAAATTTCTCAATATTGCTAATGACTTCAAGTTCCCTCAGAAAATAAACAAACTTTATAGACGTGAGTACGACGGGTTGGATATTGTTGGATCGTGAACGGATTGCTCTGTGTTGCTAACAAGCGCACGGAAAAAAAATTGAGAGGGAGACTATATCTTTGGAACCCTGCTACCAGACAGCTGAAGGACATTAATTGCAATTATCCCCTCAATATCAACGAAGACAATTGTTATATTTACGATGTTTcttttggttttggttttgatctTGCCAACAGTGATTACAAGGTTGTGAGAATTGTAACAAACACGGTGACCTTTGTAACTCGAGCTCAGGTGTATTCtcagaataagaataagaatatgaacaagaataagaaaaggaagtttTGGAAGGATGTTTGGAGAGAAATTGAGGTGGAGTTAAAGTTTAAAGTTCATGAGTCCCTTTGTCCAACAATTGTGAAGGGATTGCCTTATTGGCTAATGAAACATAATCGTGATGACGAACAGTTTGCTATAGTTTCATTCAATATGCAAAGTGAGAAATTTAGCAAAATTTCATTGCCTGATGGTATGTGCCATAAACTTCCATCAGAGTTTAGCATATTTGAGTATGAGGAATCTCTTGCTGTTGCTGCACGGCCCCTTGATCAAGATATCAGCATCTGGACACCAGATGATTACGGTTGTTGGATTAAAAAGTTCACTATCACCAATCCGAAGCTCAGATGTATATTTGGATGTCTGAAGACTGGTGAATTTGTTGGACATATTCTTCGTGAACTAGTCTTATATGATCCCGTGAACAAAGTGGCCAAACCTACTCAACTTTCAATGCGCAGACTAAAAATTTACAATTACAGCGAGAGTCTGGTAAATTTGAATTAGCCGAGAAGGAGTTAGCTGAAGAAAGGGTAAAAACTGCAGGTATCCTTTGCATATGACCTTTTTGTCCAATCTTTTTGATACTTTTTTAACTGTTGAATTCTCTAAAAATCTGTATGTAATCTTTTGTCCTAATTTGCTTAAGGTTTTAGCCTAAAAACTAGTATCTACAGAATTATATATTTGCTTTCGAAGCCTAAATTATAGAAGTCACTATGCATTGCCTGGAATATTGTTGCATTGGTCTGTGGTGCCCTAGATTTGCTAGTTATCAGATATTCAAGCGCAAACACTGCTTTCTTGTTAAGTATTCCTTTTGTAAAAAAATCGTCAAATTGCATTTGATTAAATACGAAAGAAGTAAAATCATGTGAATGAGAAAGAATCGCCTAATTGGATAATTGAACACAATCCTGTATACCAGTAGTTCGCTATTGTTTTATTTACTGCACAAAGTGAGAAATTTAGCGCAATTTGATTGCCTGATAGTATGGGCTATGAGCTTCCATCAAATTacactccctccgtccctcccattTGTTATTGTTTCTAAGAGAGTGTCCGATACGCATTTTGAGTGCACGGATTCTGTTGCTATCACTGCATGGCCCGGTGATCAAGACATCTGAATCTGGACATTAGATGTACTGTTTTGGCTCAATTAGCTTAATCCTGTTGGCTTAAGTAGCTAGTACTGGAGTAGTATTTACTGGACCAATGTTTATGGCCATTGGATGAAATTAACTATTTTTCTTATTTATCTTGTCTTTCctatatattttaaaaatcagagtTTTGGTTACATATGATTTGCGAGTTTTGTTTCTCAATTGTAGACTATTACGCGTGTTTATCAAAACTTACGAATTTTAGCCCAATGTTTTTAATTGTCACTCTGTTGATAGTTGATAGTTGACTGTTGACTGAatttgtataattttatttaaccgaactgaattttttaaaattcacgCCACCTGAATTTTATTAACAACATTCCAATGTAACATGTAATTGATATAATCAAAATAAAGAATCTCGTAAAAAGGAAACAaaatcaagataagaaacaaaTCACGACTCTGATTAAAAAGAAACAAAATCAATAAACAAAATCAAGACTATGATAAAAAAGAATCAAAATCAAGGCTCTGTGATACCAATTGGTATATATTCGTGCGTATTTGATTCTTTGCAACGTCCCGATATATATTTGTGCGTATTTGGTTCTCTCCAACGTCCCAATATGAAACATGTTCCTCTCTATATCTGTCACATGAGATTTTAAAtatttgttttattatttatgtTAGGAACATCAAATACAAAATAACCTGCAACTTTTTTTCCCCTAATCCAGTAGACTAACATAAACACACACTAAAATAAATTAATGAGATGCAACTAACAACATATATATTACTTATTAAGAAACGTCATACATAAACTCAGGATCTTCATGAGTCATGACAATGGAGCCCAAGAAATCACACAATTAACACAAATTATTTTTACCATAACTACATTCATCTGATATATATGCTTATTGCGGTActtaaaaaataaaacaaaaaactAGCCCTTATTGTCGGACTACAGGGGCGGATCCAGGAATTATATTCCGGGGGGACACCGACCATATTTTGTGAATACATccttatatttttgaattttcgGGGAGCACTTtcaaataatttcaaaaaatttaatgATAAAAAAGATAAAAATTTGTTTTAGGGGGTACACGTGTCCCCGTGGCCTTACCAGATGAAGAACAATGTGAAATTCTTATAGAAGTACAAGAAAATGACTAGAACAGATAACACTGTTGAGATTCTAAATGAAAAAAAATGGTTTCTAGTTGATTTATGTATGTAGAGTTTATTTGAAGGCTTCTGACGGTTGCCATTCTATTTGATAGGGGGAAATATCGTGACAAGTAGATTGATCTTGGTTCCTTTATAATTTATCTGTTAGACTGGTTGCTCAAAAACCGCATCACTTCTTTAAGCAATGATCTGGAGCCAGAAGCACAGCTCAGTTCAATTATGCATCGCCGCCTTATGTTGTGCATCTTCAAGAAGAGGAAGTATTAATACATCTGATTGTGCGGACCTGTGATGCTACCAATCATTGGTCTGAGAAGGGCGTAAAAATATAGCCAAAACATCTAATACCGCGATTTCTCCAGGAGCTCAAAGGAGTCAACGAGTTTGATATTATCAGTGCTTGTCTTATTAATTTGAAACATGTGATAGGCAAACATTGCAATTGAAGCTCAATTGAAAATCGAGAAGAAAATGTTCGATATGGTGTTCTTCTACTAAATAGAAAAAAAATGTTGAACTGATACCAGCCTCAGGTTTAACTCTAGATCAGACATCACATATCGATAAATGGTGTTCTTTGAGCAAGTGTACAAGCGGCCTAGACAACTGTTCTACGAGTACAGAGATCACCGGAGGATCTTTTAAATTCATCCGATATGCAAATATTCGTCGAGTAAAAAGGGAAAATATCATTTTCTCTGTAGTAATGATGTTTAGAATGAATTTAACATCTACTATAAATTCTTTCCTTATTACTTTTCTTTTGACAAATATATCTATTATAAGAAATTCTCGGGGTGAACAAGGATCAAACCAAGACTTTGTCTCATCAACAAAAATTTCCTCGATATTGCTAATGATTTCAAGCTCCCTCTCAAACTCAATAAACCTGTTGCTTATAAATCTGAGGGATTCAATATTGTTGGATCCTGTAACGGTTTGCTTTGCCTTTCTTACAAGCGCAAAAAACAAAAAATTAGAAGAAGACTATACCTTTGGAACCCTGGCTACCAGACAAATGAAGGACATTACTAATTATCCCCTCGTTGTCAACGAAGACAATCATCGTGAATGTTTCAtttggttttggtttttattTTTCCAGCAATGACTACAAGGTTGTGAGGATTGTGACAAACACTAGCTCATTTGTAAATCGAGTGCAGCTATATTCACTGAATAAGAACAAGATTTCTTGGAAGAATGGTTGGAAAGAAATTAAGGTGGAGTTGAAGTTTAGGGTTTGCAAGTTCACCGATGATCATGAGTACCTTCTTCCCGAGATTGTGAAGGGATCAGTTTACTGGAGAATTAAACAAAATCCTGCTGACCAACAGTTTGCTATGGTTTTGTTTGATATGCAGAGTGAGAAATTTGGCACAATTTCATTGCCTGATAGTATCTGCCATTATAAATTTCCGTCAAAATTTAACATATTTTAGTTTAAGGAATCTATTGCTGTTGCTGCACGGTCCCTTGACCAAGACATCAGCATCTGGACACTGGACGATGACAATTGTTGGATTAAGATGTTCACTATCATGAATCCAAAGTTCGAAAGTATACTGGGATGTCTGAAGACTGGTGAATTTGTTggaaatatttttaataaaatagtcGTATATGACTCTGTGAATGAAGTTGTCAAACCTACTCAACTTTTTATGGTCTGGCCAAAAATTTACAATTACAGCGAGAGTCTGGTAAATTTGAACTGGCCTTGCAGGAGTTAGCTAGCTGAAGAAAGGGTAAAAACTGCAGGTATTGCGCTATACTTTTTTAACTGTTGAATTCCCTTAAAACTTGTATGTGCTCTTCTGTCCTAATTTTCTTAAGCTGTTGGCATAAAAACTAGTATTTACAGGATAATATATTGGCTTTCGAATCCTAAATTAGAAGAGTCATCATGCATTGCAGAGTATATATTGTTGCATCAGTCTTCGGTGCCCTATGATTTGCTGCTAGGTATCAGATATTCAAGCACAAAACTGCTCTTGTTATAATCTGTCAGTAAAAAGAAACTGAAATTGCACTTGATTCAATATGAATGAATTAAAATCCTGCGATGGTAAAGGGATCACTGTATTGGATCATAAAACACAATCCTGTAGACCAACAGTTCCCTATTGTTTCGTTTAATGCAGAAAGTAAAGAAATTTAGCACCATTTCATCGCCTGACGGTATGTGCCATGAACTTCCATCAAATTTTAATGTATTTGAGTGTAAGAAAACTGTTGCTGTCACTACATGGCCCTGTGATCAAGACTTCTGCATCTGGACACTAGATGATGACAGTTGTTGGATTATAGAAGTAAAAAACACGGCAAGAACAGATAACACTGTTGAGATTCTAGGAAAAAAATGGTTTCTAGTTGATTAATCTATGTAGAGTTAATCGAAAGGCTTCTGACTGTTGCCATTCTATTTGAGAGGGGGAAATATCTTAACAAGTACATTTGATCTTGGTTCCTCATTAATTCTAATTtgtttatttaaaaattttatcgATTAGTTCATAGTCCAACGAGTATGTGTGTTACAGAGGAACTACAGAGAACATCGACTCTGTATAAAGTACCACTCAAGATAAAATGCATGAAGTAAATTGTGATTCAGTTAGCTAGTTAGTTAGTAAACTTGGAGATGGTACAAAGGCAAGATTTTCTTGATCTGATACATAAGGTCTCCGGCCTTTAAAGATGTAGTTCAAAACTATGTTATTCGGACTCGGCCGGAAGTGTCCGACATGTATACTGTAATGAGAGAAAAAGAAGGTATACTGTAATGAGAGAAAAAGAAGGTGAAGGGATTAAAATGACTCCAAAGGCAAAGGGATTAGAAACACTTTGGAACATTTAACTGATTACGTGTTTATATCAGTGGAAAATatgtttaatttaatttaatgCAATCAGTTTTTCAAAtaataaaagaatgagtttttaTTTATAATCAAAGTTAGATAATTTGATCATTAAAAATCAAACAACAGACGTAAATTGGGACGGAAGGAGTATTTTAAAATGTTACTCCCTCTGTCCCGTTAAATTCTCTACATCACTTTTTTGGCACGTTTTTCAATTCTCCTTTAAAGTGTAACTccattatatttttttaaattttttttatgtataaaaggtttatatatgtttaaactttcattcaaaaaaaaaactaaaaaaaaacaTTACGAAACTATATTTTATACAAGTCTCGAAATGTATGCAAATAGTAAACGTATCGAAATTAACGGGACAGAGGGAGTAACATTTTAATATGATAAATAGCTCATCAATATGATTAGTTTAATTCTTATCATGTGATTTTTTGCAGCTTATTAACTTGTATGACTGACCAAAGATAATAGTAGTTTCATGATGTTTAAAGATGTGTGAGTTGCCGAATTTGTTTATAAAATGTAGCCTTATTCGCGCAGTTTGTTCTATCTTTTTAAATTTTTAGGTTTATGTCAATTTTATTTGCGAATTTTGCACTAATGTGTCATTGTTACTTATTACTTTTTTTTAACAGGAAGATTGAAAAATTGGAAGAAACTAATAAATCACAAGTACAATGTTGTAGTGGGAGAAAAAGGACGCATTAGTTAGGATAATATCATCACagtaaattttgaatttttttataaaaaagtTTAGTTTACGTATTACTTCTTGTTGAGAAAAAAAAAACACCTTAGTTAGGATAATATCGTCATagtaaatttaatttttttataaaagaatCTAAGGGGTGTATTGAACTCTGATTTTaatgtattatatatatttgattttaattttacgCGGATTTTAGATAAAATCAGATTTAtcatatatatctgattttgtttttaatgtattatatatatctgattttggcaACTGTAATCAACTGCATGCAACCTTTGACGAGTTTTTACAATTACATGCAAACTCAAATCAACCAAAAAAACTTTATTCAACTAGTTGCGTATCTAGTTGATTTTGGTTTattccgtatttttgcaaaaaaaatcagaaaatagtaAAATCGCAAAAATACTTAAAAAAGTTAGTTTTTTGGTAAATTCTCTTTAAAGGATTCTacttttattcagatttttttttaaaaaaaaatatacataaACTATGACAATTGGTTGAGACTGAGAGAGTACATTTTACCGGTAATGAAACAATTCTGCAGATGTATAGTAATTTAGACATCCACGGCAAACGAAATGCTCCTAATATTCGAAGTGATTCCCTTATTAAGTTTTACAGAATGCCATCAGAATTCACTGATGTTAACAATACAACAATACTTGAGGTGCCACCAGGCACCAGCTACAAGTCACTGAACCTGCAGGCTCAAACCTAAACATATTTTTCCAAATCTGGTTGCGAGATTTAAAATATATCTATCACCGACTCTTTTCGGTTCTACATCAAAAGTTTATGGTTTGTAAAACAATCAGACTCCAAAATTTGAAATGTACTTGATGAATGTTGCATACATGGTTATGTTCTCTTCATCAGATAGCCAACTAGTACACTGATCAAACCAACAATGGCCACAAACTTGACAGAGACGCCGCCTTGGCTTCTGTTTCCAGAACCGCGAATCAGTAACTCCTGCACCAATGCAATTGCAGAGGGTTACATTTGATAGATCAATGCAACACATCAGTTTATGTCAATTCAGTATACACTCCTCAATGATAAGGGCAGTTCAATAGGTGACGTGTTGTTGTTTGTTACTTAAGTTCATCTTTACACTCTGGACTAACATTAATCAAAGTTTTCGGCATAGATCTACACAGTAAGGCTCTATCCAGCAATTAATATGTCTTGTGCATTGTTAAGTATTAAATGGTGGGAGAAACTTCAGGGAGGACAGAGTTTATGCTGTGGAGCGTTCAAAAGTAAAGCACATGTTAAGTAACCAGTCGCGctaaaaccttaaggtggtaGAGAAAGACCcgaacatgatcttatactcttcaaCAATATGAACAGGAGATATAGATCATACAACAATTAGAGAATCATTACTCTTACCAGCTCCTGACGAAGCTTGTTACCCTGTTGAATTGCAGCCGTTTTTTCCTCATTCAGTTTTGACATAAGAGCTTGTACCTAAAATTCATATTAAAGGTAACTAAGTTCAGTTTATGTTACTCGTGGATCACAGTCATAACATTTAGCAGCACAAGACATTGCAACATATAGATAACTGATTTGCTGGAAAATTAGCCACAACTCAGGATTTTTCAGCTAACGAAAATGCAGGACATCTAAAATCTTAAGATGTTAAAGGAAGGCCCAACCGGATCTATATTCTAACACATCTAAACACACTAAAcggatttttttttctttttcagtCTATCTAAAGATTAGCCCACCCTACAAATTCATTTTAAAGGTTGAAGGCACTGCTAAACATTACTAATATTCAAGAATAAACTGTAACAAAAGGTCTGAAACCAAGCAAGATAACTCAACAGTCTATTTACCCA is a window of Apium graveolens cultivar Ventura chromosome 11, ASM990537v1, whole genome shotgun sequence DNA encoding:
- the LOC141697662 gene encoding 14.7 kDa heat shock protein-like; protein product: MALLRRIISSPKILSSNIKYQLSTINFSRSFVSTIKTKPTLKKKPDNTASDDPLPVTVTGAPQKFQMMNPFQSAGPNNVIEVNEIKNNGGTLVRVTMPGVAEDGFKVWTEKSTVFFMGSGEVEFEEDGCGRKYGGSLEFSPEMYKPDEVKAEMKNGILRLLVPNVEEQGK